The DNA window GTGCGGGAGAGCTCGGCGGGCCCCGCGCTCGCCGGCGCCGAAGGAGCAATCTCCTCCCCGGGAATCTCTCAGGCACCAGTACCGTGCAGGGGTGGCAACTCTGGAAAGCAGCAGAGGTCCGCACCGCGCGGCCTCTGTTCACCCAAGGTGCAAACCGGCGCCCCGTCTGAGCAGGCGGGCTTCGGTGAAACTCTCAGGTCTTCTACAGAGCGGGGGAGGGACACCCAGCAACGGATACGTTCCCGGAAGGTTCCCCATGAGTTCCCAGCACCCCGGCTCCACCGAGCCGCTGACCGGCTTCGCGGCCCGGCACATCGGCCCCTCGGCCTCCGCGGCCGAGCAGATGCTCAGCACCCTCGGCTATGACTCCCTGCAGCAGCTGGTGGACAGCGCCGTGCCCGCAGGGATCCGGCAGGAGCAGCAGCTGAACCTCCCCGAGCCGCTCACCGAGGCCCAGACGCTGGAGGCCCTGCGCGACTACGCCTCGCAGAACACGGTCAAGGCGCAGATGATCGGCCAGGGCTTCTACGGCACGCACACCCCACAGGTGATCCTGCGCAACATCCTGGAGAATCCCGCGTGGTACACCGCCTATACGCCGTACCAGCCGGAGATCTCCCAGGGCCGACTGGAGGCGCTGCTGAACTTCCAGACGATGGTGGCCGATCTGACCGGGCTGGACATCGCCAACGCCTCCCTGCTGGACGAGTCCTCCGCCGTGGTCGAAGCGATCCTGCTGATGCGCCGGGCCAACCGGAAGAAGGCCGAGGCCCCGGTGGTGGTGGACACCGATATCTTCCCGCAGACGCGTGCAGTGGTGCAGGGCCGCGCAGACGCCCTGGGCATCGAGGTGATCTTCCACGACGTCCTCGGCCGGGGACTGCCCGAGGGTGAGATCAGCGGCCTGGTCCTCCAACAGCCCGGCAACTCCGGAGCCGTGGTGGACCACCGCGAGGTCATCGCCGAGGCCAAGGAGCGCGGCGCCCTGGTCACCGTGGCCGCGGACCTGCTGGCCCTGACTCAGATCACCCCGCCCGGCGAGCAAGGTGCGGACATCGCAGTCGGCAACTCGCAGCGCTTCGGCATCCCGCTGTTCTTCGGCGGTCCGCATGCCGCCTATATGGCTGTCCGCTCCGGGATCCAGCGACAGCTGCCCGGTCGCCTGGTCGGAGTCTCCAAGGATGCCCAGGAGCGTCCGGCCTACCGGCTCTCACTGCAGACCCGCGAGCAGCACATCCGCCGAGAGAAGGCCACTTCCAACATCTGCACCGCCCAGGCCCTGCTGGCCGTGGCCGCCTCCATGTACGGGGTCTACCACGGCCCTGAAGGACTGCGTCGGATCGCCGGGGAGGTCCACGCCAAGGCGCAGACGCTGGCTGCCGCGCTCAAGGAGGCCGGCCGGGACCTGGTCACCGAGGAGTTCTTCGACACCGTCCAGGTCCGCTTCGCCTCCGGCGCCTCGGCCGAGGCCGTGCTCTTCGCCGCCGAGGCCGGCGGGGTGAACCTGCGCCGCGTGGACCCCACCACAGTGGGCATCAGCGTGGACGAGACCACCACGCCGGCTCAGTTGGGTGTGGTGCTCGATGCCTTCGGTCTGGCCGGATCCGCCGACGCGGGCCGCGAAGTCGCGGAGCAGGCCGCTCGGACGCTGGAGGAGGGCGTGTCCTTCCCGGTGTCCATGGTGCGCACCAGCGAGTTCATGACGCATCCGATCTTCCACGAGATCCGCTCCGAGACGCAGATGATGCGCTATCTGCGGCGGCTCGCGGACCGGGATCTGGCCCTGGACCGGACTATGATCCCGCTGGGCTCCTGCACGATGAAGCTCAACGCTGCCACAGAGATGGAGGCCATCTCCTGGCCGGAGTTCGCAGGCATCCACCCCTATGCGCCGGCCCATCAGACCGCCGGCTGGCGGGCGATGATCGAGGATCTGGAGTCCAGACTCTCCGCCGTCACCGGCTACGCCGAGGTCTCCATCCAGCCCAACGCCGGCTCTCAGGGCGAGTACGCCGGGCTGCTGGCCATCCGCCGGTATCACCTCTCCAACGGCGACGCCGAGCGTGACATCTGCCTGATCCCCGCCTCAGCCCACGGCACCAACGCCTCCTCCGCCGTGCTCGCCGGGCTGCAGGTGGCCGTGGTGGCCACCGCGGAGGACGGCACCATCGATCTGCAGGATCTGGACGCGAAGATCGCTGAGCATCCCGGGCGGATCGCGGCGATCATGCTCACCTATCCCTCCACCCACGGGGTCTATGAGGCCGATGTCCGTGAGGTCTGCGGGAAGGTCCACGACGCCGGCGGTCAGGTCTACATCGACGGCGCCAACCTCAACGCGCTGATGGGCCTGGCCCAGCCCGGAGAGTTCGGCGGCGACGTCTCCCACCTGAACCTGCACAAGACCTTCTGCATCCCGCACGGAGGCGGCGGGCCCGGCGTCGGGCCGGTGGCGGTGGCCGAGCACCTGCGTGCGTTCCTGCCCACCACTGAGGTCGGTGCCGGATGGGCCACGGAGGCCGAGGGCGAGGTCCGTGAGGGAGCCCCGGTGACCGCCACACCGTTCGGCTCGGCCGGGGTGCTGCCGATCAGCTGGGCCTATATGGCCATGATGGGTGCTGAAGGTCTGACCCGCGCCACGGAGTATGCGCTGCTGAGCGCGAACTACATCGCCGCGCGGCTGGCCGATCACTTCCCGACCCTCTACACCGGGGAAGGCGGTCTGATCGCCCACGAGTGCATCCTCGACCTGCGTGAGCTGACCAAGGCCTCAGGCATCACCGCGGAGGATGTGTGCAAGCGGCTGATCGACTACGGCTTCCACGCTCCTACGCTGGCCTTCCCGGTCAACGGGACCTTGATGGTGGAGCCCACCGAATCCGAGGATCTGGGCGAGATCGAACGGTTCATCGAGGCGATGATCTCGATCCGCGCGGAGATTCAGGAGGTCGTCGACGGGACGCTCAGCCAGGAGGAGTCGCCGCTGCGCTGGGCGCCGCATCCGGCCGCCGTCGTCGGTGCCGATCAGTGGGACCGCACCTACGGGCGCGAACAGGCCGCCTTCCCGGTCAAGGGGCTGCGCCAGGACAAGTACTTCCCGCCGGTGAGCAGGATCGACGGCGCCCACGGTGACCGGAACCTGGTGTGCTCCTGCCCGCCGCCGGAAGCCTTCGAGCTCTGAGGAGGTCTCGCTCGGACCTCCCACCCACCTACCGCCCACTGACCTGCCCACCCACCCACGCTTTACCAAGGGGTTTTCGGTTTACCTACCCGTATACGTGGAGGTAAATCGAAAACCCCTTGGTACGACGAAGGAATTGTGATGACTGAACCCGCAGAACAGACCACGAGCCAGTCCCCGGATCCGGCCCTGAGAGAGACCGCCCTCGCCGGCGAGCATGAGGAGCTGGGCGCCAGCTTCACCGACTTCGGCGGGTGGAGGATGCCGCTGAAGTACAGCTCTGAGCTGGAGGAACACCATGCGGTGCGCACTGCGGCCGGGCTCTTCGACCTCTCCCATATGGGGGAGATCCGAGTGGTCGGGCCCGAGGCCGGCACCTTCCTCAACACCGCCCTGGTGGGCAACCTGGCCGCCCTCGCTGTGGGCAAGGCACGATACTCCCTGATCTGCCGGGAGGACGGAGGCATCCTCGATGACCTCATCGCCTACCGGATCACCGAACAGGAGTACCTGGTGGTGCCCAATGCGGCCAACCGCGAGCTGGTGGCCGCCGCTCTGGAGGAACGCGTCTGGGCCTTCAACGCCGCGCACGGCAGCGAGACCGAGGTCTGGGATGAGTCGGACGGGATCAGCCTGATCGCCGTGCAGGGGCCGAGGTCCCAAGAGATCATCTCCTCGGTGGTCCGGCTCGATGAGACCTTCATCGTCGAGGAGCTGGGCTACTACGCCTCCACCACGGTGACCATCGGCGGTCAGGAGGTGCTGCTGGCCCGCACCGGCTACACCGGTGAGGACGGCTTTGAGCTCTTCCTGCCCCATGACAAGGCCGGTGCCCTGTGGCGGGCGCTGCGCGAGGCCGGTTCTGACGCCGGCCTGACTCCCTGCGGCCTGGCCTGCCGGGACTCGCTGCGTCTGGAGGCCGGCATGCCGCTCTATGGCAACGAGCTCTCCACCGAGCGGACCAGTTTTGAGGCCGGTCTGCCCGTGGTCTCGTTCTCCAAGGAGGAAGACTTTGTGGGCCGAGCCGCCCTGGAGGCCGCCAAAGCCGAGGGCCGCGGCCGGACCAGCGGGCAACGTCTGGTCGGCCTGAAGGGCCTGGGTCGGCGGGCAGGCCGGTCCGGCTACTCCGTGGTGCTGCCGGAGGAGGCCCCCGACGCCGGTGCGGCGGCCGATGCCGAGGGGCCTGGTCGTGTGGTCGGCGTCGTGACCTCCGGGCAGCCCAGCCCGACGCTGGGATATCCGATCGCCATGGCTTATGTGGACGTGGAGCACCTCGAGCCCGGTACGCGGCTGGACATCGACCTGCGCGGCAAGCCCCAGCCCTTCGAGGTCGTGGAGCTGCCGTTCTACGTGCGGACATAGAGCCCGGGTGCCTGCCGTGGGCCCTTCACCGGGCTGACTGCCGAGGCTCAGCAGACTCCAGGGGCATGAGAGAGCCCGGGCGGCGCCGTTTCCGCCGCCCGGGCTGTTTCGCATCGGTTGAGACTGTCTCCGGCCGGAACGTTGCACCGAAACCCGGCGGATCTCGAAACCGACACTGTGTGGAGCGTGCACCGATTCTGCACGTCTCCTCCATTGTCTCGAGCAGGTTCGAGGTGCCACCAGTCGACTTTCGTCTAGGTTTTGGCCTGATGACCGCAGACGTGGCCGATTGGTCATCAGGGCCTGTGGAGGTCAGCTCGGACAGGGAGCATCAGGCCTTCTTCACCCCTTGCACAGTGACCGTCCACTGACCGTGGCGGTCGAATCCTGCACGCGTAGTGCCGCCGAAGGCCTGCGCCCGGTCTCGGATGCCGACCAGGCCCGCACCGGAGCTGGACCATCCGGTCATCGTGCGGCGGCGGGACGCGACGGTGTTGCTCACACTCATACTCACGTCGTCCTCCCCGATTCCGAGGCTGATCCAGCACCGCTGACCGGCCCCGGCGTATTTGGCCACGTTCGTGGTGCACTCCTGCAGGATGCGGTACAGCGCAGCATGGACTGATCGGGACAGGCCGCGGACGTCGCCGTCGATGGTCAGTTCGGTCTGGATCCCCAGCTGCTGCAGCTGGTCGGTGAACGACGCCGCCCCGGTGGCGAAGTCGAGTTCTGTGGCAGAGGTGGGGTGGGGATCCAGGTCCTGGTCCTCCTCCTGCAGCAGGGCCAGCATGCGCCGCAGGTCCTTCAGCGCGGCACGGGAGGAATCGCCGATGGTGTCCACTGCCACCCGATAAGCGTCCTCAGTGCCAGCCATCCGCGCGGCTCGGGACTGCATGGCGATGATGGTGATGTCGTGGGCGACGATGTCGTGCAGGTCCCGGGCGATGGATTGCCGCTCGGAGGCCACAGACGCCCGGTGCTTCTCCTCGGCGGCCTCCAGCTCCCGCTGGGACTGCAGGCGCGCATTGGTCAGGCGCCGGAAGGCGCTGCCCGCGGCATAGACCAGCAGCAGAAGGAGCGTGCCTGCCGGCGCCAACACCGCACCGCGGGCCAGGTCGGGCAGCAGTGCGGACATGATCATCAACCAGATCACGACGGCGGCCAGGAACGTCCGGCGGAAGACCTTGGTGGCGGCCATGGCGGCGAGGGCGGTCAGCAACAGGCTCAGCACCAGTGAATAGACGAAGCCGCCGTCCACGGTCAGGCTCAGTCCCAGCATGGCCAGCCCGACGGCGCATGCCCAGGTCACCGAGACCCACAGCAGCACCACGCAGCTGATGCTCAGCGCACCCATCACAGTGAGCAGGACCGGATAGACCTGATCGTCGATGGATTCGAGGATGATGTCTGCGCCCACTGCGACGCCGAAGAGCAGGGTAGCGATCACCAGGGGCCATTTGTTCAGGTCGCGACAGGACCAGAAGCCGCCGGATTCGAACTCTTCGGCGATAGACGGCATATGCCCATCCTAGGGTCCCGTCATTAGGATGCTCTCATGTGCTGCCCTGTGGATTCTTCGGCTCCCCCTTCCGAAGGGCAGGACGACCTGCCGGAGATCCGGGTGCTCATCGCCGATGACCATCCGGTTATGAGTCGGGCCCTGCGGACCTATGTGGACTCCACTCCTGGGATGCGCTGTGTGGGGGAGGTGCGTGAGGGGGCCGGCGCCGTCGAATCTGTGGGCCGGCTGATGCCCGATGTGGTGGTCATGGATATGCATATGCCCGGTGTGGGCGGCATCGAGGCGACGTGGCAGATCCGCCGGATGTCTGAGTCCGTGGCGGTGCTCGCAGTGACCACCTTCTCCACGGAGCGCTATGTGATTCCCGCGCTGCGGGCCGGTGCCGGCGGCTATATCGTCAAAGATGCCGAGCCGGAGGAGATCATCGACGCGATCCGGCAGGTCGATGACGGGATGGCGCCGTTCTCTCCCTCTGTGGCCCACCAGCTGATGGTCTCGGTGAAGAACGATCCGTCCCAGGTGACCTCGCTGCTGCAGCGCTATCCGGAGATGCCGCGGCTGCCGGAGCGGGAGCTGGAAGGACTGCGACTGCTGGCCACCGGCTGCTCCAACGCGGAGATCGCAGAGCAGATGATGGTCTCGGAGGCCACCGTGAAGGCCTATATGGGACGTCTTATGCAGCGCTTGGGTGTTCGCGACCGCGTGCAGCTGCTGATCCGTGCGGTGGAGCTGGGTGTGGTGGAGCCCTCGCTGGAGTGAGTGCTTCCGCCGGACCTGGGTGGCACTGGTGACGGCGACGTGACTCATGGGTAACATGTGTCTCATGACACACTCTGCTCCAGATTCCTCTGTTGATCCGACCTATGACGTCTCCACGCCGCTGGACCTCGACTACTACGGGGTCTTCGCCGACGTCCCCGACGAGGACAGGCGCTGGTGGCAGGGGGCCCGGGACTACGCCGAAGGCCTCGAGCCGCGGATGAACCAGCACTGGGAGTGCGGCGAGTATCCACTGGATCTGGTGGCTGAGGCCGGCCGCCGCGGTCTGCTCACCGACGGTGTCGAGGTGGACGACGTCGGGCTGGAGACCATGTCGCCGCTGGCGGCCGGGCTGGTGAACATGGAGATGTCACGGATCGACGGCTCTTTGGCCACGGCGCTGGCGGTCCAAGGCGGGCTGGCGCTGCGGACGCTGGCCTATTTCGGCTCGGAGGAGCAGAAGGCTCAGCATCTGAAGAAGATGGCCACTGCAGAGACTCTGGGGTCCTTCGCCCTGACCGAACCCACCCATGGCTCGGACTCGGTCTCCCTGGAGACCACAGCCCGGCTGGTCGGTGATGAGGACTCTGGACACTATGTGATCAACGGTGCCAAGAAGTGGATCGGCAACGGGGCCTCCGGTGGTCTGACCTTCACCTGGGCGCGGGTCAGCGGCGGGGTCCACGACGGCCAGGTGCGCTGCTTCATGGTGGACCAGCAGACCCGCGGCTACCGTGCGCAGGTGATCGAGGGCAAGTACTCCCTGAGGGCCATCCACCAGGCGCTGATCCAGTACGAAGATGTGGAGGTGCCGGCGACGGCCGTGCTGCCCGGGGCCACCAGCTTCAAGGACACCTCCAAGGTTCTGTTCGCCACCCGGCTGGGCGTGGCCTGGTCCGCCGTCGGGCATGCCTGCGCCGTCGTGGAGTCAGCGCTGAACTACGCCACGCAGCGCGAGCAGTTCGGCAAGAAGCTGGGGCAGTTCCAACAGGTTCAGGAGCGACTGACCTGGATGGTCTCTGAGCTGACGTCGATGCAGCTGCATGTCCGCCAGGCCGCGGAACGGGATATGGCGGGGCTGCTGACCGGTCCGCAGGCGTCGATGGCCAAGTATCACAACACCCGTAAGGCCCGGGCCATCGCTCAGACGGCGCGGGACATGCTCGGCGGCAACGGGATTCTTCTCCAGAACAAGGTGGCTCGGCATATGGCCGACATCGAGGCGGTCCACACCTACGAGGGCACCGAGAGCGTGCAGTCGCTGATCATCGGCCGCGACCTCACCGGGTTCTCCGCCTTCGCCTGATCTGCGCACATCCGCATCGATTGGCATGTCTGAGTGTCCAGACCGCCGGTCTGACGACTCAGATATGCCAATCGATGCGTGTCAGGGCCCTGTGGGGACTGACCCTCGGGCCAACGATACTGACCCCTCATAGAACAGAAAACTCCACCCAGTTGGCGACATCTCTGCCCCTCTGTGACGGGCGAAATGTCGCGAACTGGGTGGAGTACTGAGTGAAGATGCCTCAGCCGCGCAGGCCGCCCTGCCAGAGTGCGTCGAACGGGGTGTTCCCCGCCACGCGCTGGCGGATGCCCTCGGTGACGAACTCCTTGGCCCGGCGTGCGGCCTCCAGGGGAGCCGCACCCTTGGACAGCTCAGCGGCCACCGCGGCGGCCAGGGAGCAGCCGGCGCCGGAGACGGCGTGCTCGCCGATCTTCGGTGCGGAGAGGACCTCCAGGCCGTTCTCGTCCACGAAGACGTCCACGGCCTCGGAGCCCTCCAGGCGCACGCCGCCCTTGGCCAGCACGGCTGCACCGGAGATGCGGTGGATCTCCTGGGCGGCAGCCTTGAGGTCCTCCAGAGACTCGATGGTCATGCCGGAGAGCTGTTCAGCCTCGAAGTGGTTGGGCGTCACGAAGGTCGCCTTCGGCAGTAGCTCCGCCTTCAGTGCGTTGTCGGTGTCCAGAGCGTGGCCAGGCTCCTGCCCCTTGCAGATGAGCACAGGGTCCAGCACGACGTTCCGGGGCTGACGCTGTGCCAGGGCCTCGGAGACGGTGGAGATGGTGGCGGGGGAGCCCATCATGCCCAGCTTGACCGTAGCCAGGGACTCGGCGTCGTAGTCGGCGAAGATGGCTTCGATCTGGTCCGCGATGGTCTGGGCCTCCACCGGCACGAAGCGGTGGTTCCAGCTGTTCTTCGGATCGAAGGAGACGATGCAGGTCAGCGCGATGATCCCGAAAGTCCCCAGTTCCTGGAACGTCTTCAGGTCAGCCTGGGCACCCGCCCCGCCGGTGGCTTCGGAGCCGGCGATCGTCAGGGTCATCGCGGGCGTGGGTGCATCAGTCATTCTGGGTCTCCTCAGCAGTGGGCTCTTCGGCGGCGTCGTCGCCGACGGATTCGTTCTCAGCGGCCTGTGTGGCAGGGTCCTCGACAGTGGCCAGCGGCTGGGCGATCCAGCGACCGGCTCCCAGCAGCAGGCCGGAGGGGAAGCCGACCAGCGGGATGAGCATCGGCATCAGGCCCCCCGTGCCGGCGAAGAGCATCACCGGTCCGTAGAGCAGGCCCACCACGACGTAGCCCAGCACATGCAGGACCACATTGAGATGGTGCCGGTACAGCCAGTTCACCAGCAGAGTGCCGGGGATCCCGACGCCGACGGCCGCACCTGCGATCAGCGGGATCAGCGGAGTCAGGAAGCCCTCGTCGTCCAGGCCCGGGACGAAGGTGAGCCCCAGCAGCAGGGCTCCCATCGCTGCGGTGGGGCCGAGCCAGGAGATGACCCAGCCGGTCAGTCCCAGCCGGACCCGGGGCCGTGGGCCGGTGTCCTCGGTGCGCGCGGCGCGGCGTCGCGCAGTGGTCTTCTCCGGAGCGGGCGTCGTCATAGACGTTGATTCTACCGCTGGTAGAACCCAGCGCCGAAGCGGGTTCTGACCTGTACGGACAGGACCTCAGCTCACGTGGCCCATATGGGCCAGCGCCTGGCGGACCAGCTGCTCACGGCCGCCGACGAACTCGGCCTGGATCTCGGGGGAGAGCACCTGTTCCGGGGTGACCCAGCTGAGCTCGAGGGCGTCCTCGCGCGGGGAACATTCCCCGGAGACCGGCACCACGTAGGCCAGGGAGACCGCATGCTGGCGGTTGTCCACCAGTCCGGTCTCGCTGGGGTAGGGGAAATACTCAGCCACGGTGAAGGGAACCGGCGACGGCGGCAGCTGCGGCAGGGCCAGGGAGCCCAGATCCTTCTCGATGTGGCGAAGCAGGGCCGCCCGGATGGTCTCGCGGTACATGACCCGGCCGGAGACCACGCTGCGGGAGAACCGTCCGTCCTCGTCAGCGGTGTAGAGCAGGCCCAGTTCGGTCACGTAGCCCAGGGCGTCCTGGCGGACCGGGATGGCCTCCACATAGACCATCGGCAGGCGGCGACGGGCCTCGTAGAGGTCATCCTCATTGAGCCATCCGGGGTTCGGATCAGGGGTGCGCACTGACATGGCACCATGCTATCCCTCTGCTCAGCTCTGTGCGCGGGTGGTCGCGGTGGAGATCGCCTGGTCCTTGTCGCCGGGGACGACAGCCTCGAACTGTCGGGAGGGGACCACGACGCGCCAGTGCCCGCCCTGGGCCGGGGCGATGAACGCAGAGCCGTAGTCGGTATGGCGCAGCGTCTCCGCTTTGAAGGAGCGGGCGCGGGCCTTGCCGATCACTCCGGCGGGGGCCTGGGTCCACCCCGGGAACCAGCTCAGCGGCCGCTGGCCGGCGATGCTCAGCGCCCCGGAGGTCAGAGCATAGATGCCCACGGCCAGGACGACCTTCACGGTGATGAGCCAGAGCATGCCAGTCAGTCTAGTGATCCGTGGGGGAGCGGATCAGATGATGTCTTCGACCGGGCGTCCCATGGCCGCGCGGCGCTCGGCGTGATTGATCCGGTGACGGCGGGACTCGGTGGCCAGGATGACGATGAAGGCACCCATGGCGGCGCCGATGGCCACGCCCACGGAGGTCAGGTCGGAGAGCAGGCGCGGGAAGATCAGCCAGAACATGCCCCAGCCCAGACCCAGGGCGATGGTGATCCGGCCGCGTTCGGTCATCGCGTAGAACGCGCCCACCCAGATGCACAGCAGCAGGCCGATCAGAGCCCACAGCAGGGCGGGGATGCCGGGGATGCGGATCCCCAGGGCGGTCAGCCACACCGAGAAGGAGGACATGGCCAGCACCAGAGCCCAGCCGGCGAAGAGACCGGCGGTGGCGTCGGTGAGGCGACGCTCGGTGCTGCTGCGCGCCGTGTGGAAGTTGAACTGCCGCACCGCGTCCATCAGCGCCAGGGCCATGGCCAGCGCGGCCAGCACCGCCACGGTCAGCAGATCCAGGTAGACCGCAGCGGTCCAGGCGAGCATCAGCAGGGAGGCCAGACCGATGCGCCATCCCGAGCGCTGCTGGCGCGGGGTGGACTTCTGCGAGCTCTGCCACTGGAAGACGGTGTGGGCGATGATGGCGCTGACCACCACCGGCCACAGCCAGAAGAAGCTCGCGTCCGGAGCCAGCAGCGCCTGTTCGCCGGAGTACCAGCCGTCCACCAGCACATCCAGGGCACCTCCGCCCAAGATGGCCTGCTGACCGAAGGCGCCGAACATCCAGAGCATGGCGGCGAAGGAGGCGGCCGCTCCGACGGTCACAAAGATCTGCCGGTGCAGGTCGCTCTTCTGGGCCGGCGGATCCGGGTCCCGGGAGGGCAGGTTATAGGGCGGGATGTAGGTGTAGAGGTCATCCTCGTCGTCGCTGGCCTCGTCCGGGGAGGGCGCGGGCGAGACAGTCGTGGCCGCCTCGATGGCGGAGGCCTTCTCCAGGATGATCTCGCGGCGCCGGTCGGCGTCTGCATCCGGGCGGACACGCCCGGCACGCGGGGCGTCGGGGTCCCAGGGCAGCGGGCGCGCATCCCGGGCGCTGCGCTCACGCGGCGCAGGAGGCGGCGGCGGGGGAGAGGGCAGGGACGGTTCGTCCGCGCTCTCGTCGTCATCTGCTTCGTCGATCGGAGGCAGGATCTGAGTGGACTCTGCCTCGGTCTCCTCCGGTGCGGAGCTCTCCCGCGGATCGGGGGCCTCGGCGGCAGTGTTGTCTGTGGAGGTCTCCTCCGCAGGGGCAGACTCGTCAGCCGACGATGACGTCTCGGTCGGCTTCTCGCTCAAGTGCTACGCTCCCTCTGCGGATCGGTGGGGTGGTCGCCTGCGCCGTGCACGGGCGACGATCATCGCGATGATCAACCCAACCAGGGTACCCACAACGACTGCCGCGGCTGTGCTGGCCCACGGGGGCAGCCCGGTAGTTGTTCCCGTAATGTAACCTAATCCGACCAGCCACAGGGTCCAGGTCGCGGCACCTGCCAACGCCAGCGGAATCAGCCCGCCCCGACGCAGACGCATCATACCGGCGGTGGCCATGGAGGCTGAGCGGCCGCCGGGGATCCCGCGGATCAGCAGCAGCCCCACCCAGGTGGAGGCGCCTCCGGCGCGGATGGAGACACGCAGCATCTTGCGGTGCAGCAGCCGTCCCCATCTCCAGCGGTAGAGCACCCGGATGAACTGGTAGCGGAAGAGGGCGTAGACGCCCAGATCCCCGAGCAGGCACCCCAGGAAGGTCACGGTCAGCGCCATGCTCAGCGGCATGATCCCATCGGCGGCCATCGTGCCCGAGGCGATGACCATGACCTCGGAGGGGAAGGGCGGCACGAAGGCGGTCAGCGCCACGGCCACCGCCTGGACCAGGAAGTACCAGAAGCCCCAGGTCTCGTAGAGGGAGGCATCGCCCAGCTCATGCATCGGGGGCCTCCTGCAGGCGTCGGCGGGAG is part of the Nesterenkonia lacusekhoensis genome and encodes:
- a CDS encoding DedA family protein encodes the protein MHELGDASLYETWGFWYFLVQAVAVALTAFVPPFPSEVMVIASGTMAADGIMPLSMALTVTFLGCLLGDLGVYALFRYQFIRVLYRWRWGRLLHRKMLRVSIRAGGASTWVGLLLIRGIPGGRSASMATAGMMRLRRGGLIPLALAGAATWTLWLVGLGYITGTTTGLPPWASTAAAVVVGTLVGLIIAMIVARARRRRPPHRSAEGA